The DNA region TTCACTTTCCCCAGCGGAGACAATCCCTTAAATCCTACAGCAAGCGGCGCAATCCATCCGGCTGCCGCCTTTTCATATTTCCAGTCTGTTACCTTACCGGATTCATCTTTTTCTGCCATCTGATGTACTTTCAGATAGTGAAGCAGCCTGTCCAGACTGTCTTTTCCTTCCAGCTCTTTCGCTTCCATGAGATCCCTGCGCTCAATAGGTATATAACCGGGCATAAGTGTGGAAATCACTTTCCTAACTGATATAGGATTGTCTTCATTTATACGCATGACTTGGATTTTTCTAATATCCAGTATGTCTCCCCCCGCCATTTTCATCCGGGGCAATATTTCCTTTACTACCTGTTCCAATAATTCCATGTTATTCCCATCTACCCTTTCGGCCTCTATCAGAAGGGATACGGAAAGATGGATTCTCGCATCTTCAATAAATGACGGTCTTTCTCCTTTTTCATTAAGTGGATTTGCCGTTCCTACAAGGGAATTCACATAGTCTCCGGGGCCCTTATAAATCTGCAGATTCGTCTTGTGATATGATACCGCTGTTTTTACAAGTCGTATCCCCTCCAGAGCCGGCTCCCTCCTTTCTCCCAACTTTCGTTCCAGTGCATGGACTGCACCGAGCCATGCTGTCATAGCAGGTACTCCGATGGTTAAGGTACTGCTCATGGCATTGGCATTATGAATACGCAGACGGGATATAAGCAGATATGCTTTCATGACAAACTTCTCACCTCCTCCATAAGAACCTCTATCATTGCGTGCCGAATATATTTCATTTCCTCCTCGCCTAATGATATACGCTGTTCTTTTTTAATCCTTCTATATTTGTAAATAAACCATTTTGCAAAATACTTCCCTGTTTCCTTTGCCCATTCATCTGTCCGTTCCTCTCTATATTGTTCATCAAGCCATATTTTCTGGATCTGCGGCAGATTAAGGAACTCCTCGCCATTGCTCCAGCCGGCAGGCTCTTCCCGTAAACGATAACAGGACTGCAGTATGACATCAATCAGATCACAGACCAGTGCTTCCCTCTTATTCCGAATTTCCACATTATTCCGTTCCATGAGAAACAACTCATGCAGATTTCGGAACAGGAAGAAATAGTCTCGGTATGGCACTGTTTCCTCAAGGAAATTACGGTGGGGGCGACGTATTTTTTTCTCTTCCAACAGAGCCGGCATAGACATGAGCAGATCCGCTTTTCCCGCTACCCGTGCATTAAAAGCGCTGATATTCTGCGCTTTCGTTCCCCCAAAGCCAATGACTGTCCGCTCCATGATTTCATCACATGCATTCCCATAAAACTCGCTTTTCTCATTACGGCAGTCAAACCTGTGCTGCCTCATATTCCTGCTTCTGCCGTTCAGCACTTGCAGGAGGCTTGAGGACGGCAATACAGTCAACAGATGATACATCCCTTCTCCGACAGGAAAGTAAATTTGCCGCAGCCTTCCGTCCGTTGCTGCCAGATCGGCAGTCGCCATCATGCGTTCCACTTCCTGTCTCATTGTATCAAAGGATACGCCCAAAGATTCTACTTCTCTCCTGACGTTTTCATCATTTTCATAGATATGCTTCCATAATGGTCTTCCGTCATCCAATGCATAAAGCAGTAATTTTGCCGCGCCCATGTAAGCAGCGGAAGAATATACGATATCCGTTTCACAGTCCACATTTTCCGTCACTACATATGCATTTTGTCCTGCTTTATTTTTTCTCTGCAAATACACTTTCACATCGGGATGGGTAAATTTCCCGACATGTGTCGCCATATCGCATTTGGAAAGCAAAGAAACCGTATCCGCCAGCCACTTCTGTGGCGTTTTCTTTTTCCCTGCCGCCGCTTCCGATATGTACGCTGTCAACCCGCTCAAAATCATCCCTCCTGTCTATTTTCTTCCGTTAACTTGAACATACCTAACTGATCTGAATATTTCCATTCATCCACTGTACTGGATCTCCCGTAGGGTATAGTGATTTCTCCATATCTGCAGGAAATCTCATTCATCTGCACATCCTGCGGCACATCACTTGTATCTGATACGTACCGCCTCAAGGCAGCTTCATAATCACGAATAAGCCATAACCGTCCCTCCATTTCCTCTGTCATACCACTGTAGTCGGTAATTTCCACACTATCTGAAAGCAAAGTCTTCTCCGTTCCCTCATACACAAGAAATTTTCGTTCCCCCTCCTCATAAACTGCGCAGGCCTTGATTTCTTCCCCATAACTTTCACGAAAGCGGCTGCAGCCTTGCGGAAG from Dialister invisus DSM 15470 includes:
- the csy2 gene encoding type I-F CRISPR-associated protein Csy2, yielding MKAYLLISRLRIHNANAMSSTLTIGVPAMTAWLGAVHALERKLGERREPALEGIRLVKTAVSYHKTNLQIYKGPGDYVNSLVGTANPLNEKGERPSFIEDARIHLSVSLLIEAERVDGNNMELLEQVVKEILPRMKMAGGDILDIRKIQVMRINEDNPISVRKVISTLMPGYIPIERRDLMEAKELEGKDSLDRLLHYLKVHQMAEKDESGKVTDWKYEKAAAGWIAPLAVGFKGLSPLGKVKNQRDPDTPHRFAESIVTLGEFKMAHRFRDIDEMMWHYAYEETNQLYLCKNKE
- a CDS encoding type I-F CRISPR-associated protein Csy1 — protein: MSGLTAYISEAAAGKKKTPQKWLADTVSLLSKCDMATHVGKFTHPDVKVYLQRKNKAGQNAYVVTENVDCETDIVYSSAAYMGAAKLLLYALDDGRPLWKHIYENDENVRREVESLGVSFDTMRQEVERMMATADLAATDGRLRQIYFPVGEGMYHLLTVLPSSSLLQVLNGRSRNMRQHRFDCRNEKSEFYGNACDEIMERTVIGFGGTKAQNISAFNARVAGKADLLMSMPALLEEKKIRRPHRNFLEETVPYRDYFFLFRNLHELFLMERNNVEIRNKREALVCDLIDVILQSCYRLREEPAGWSNGEEFLNLPQIQKIWLDEQYREERTDEWAKETGKYFAKWFIYKYRRIKKEQRISLGEEEMKYIRHAMIEVLMEEVRSLS